One Elusimicrobiota bacterium genomic region harbors:
- a CDS encoding septation protein SpoVG family protein, whose protein sequence is MNKYSRILLGFILTVSFCVPVFALNEVYVTSIDKTPGESSGIKSDLTAITLNNKIKIKEIQIVKSGEKTTLKYPVYISKNGKKYPQVELLTKQVNDEITRAITTGEPSIKPVQPMTFKIAEFIPFKNSKSSRKANVSVDFNESVRISCGVMDSNKGPWISWPSRKSEDSGIWIKQVLVTDKKMREVIEKAIINKYKSLMSETSEEE, encoded by the coding sequence ATGAATAAATATTCTAGAATTTTATTAGGTTTTATTTTAACTGTTTCTTTTTGTGTTCCTGTTTTTGCATTAAATGAAGTTTATGTAACAAGTATTGATAAGACTCCTGGTGAAAGTAGCGGTATAAAATCAGATTTGACAGCAATTACACTAAATAACAAAATAAAAATTAAAGAAATACAGATTGTCAAATCCGGTGAAAAAACTACACTAAAATATCCTGTATATATTTCTAAAAATGGTAAAAAATACCCGCAGGTTGAATTACTGACAAAGCAGGTAAATGACGAAATAACAAGAGCAATTACAACAGGTGAACCTTCCATAAAACCGGTTCAACCGATGACATTTAAAATAGCGGAATTCATTCCTTTTAAAAATAGTAAATCTTCCCGTAAAGCGAACGTTTCGGTTGATTTTAATGAATCAGTTAGAATTTCCTGCGGGGTAATGGATAGTAATAAAGGACCCTGGATTTCCTGGCCTTCAAGAAAATCAGAAGATAGCGGGATTTGGATAAAACAGGTTTTGGTGACAGACAAGAAAATGCGGGAAGTTATTGAGAAAGCGATTATTAACAAATACAAGTCTTTAATGAGTGAAACTTCAGAAGAAGAATAA
- a CDS encoding inorganic phosphate transporter, whose protein sequence is MKFVIIRVSERSEDMDTVILIAGFVVALALFFDFTNGFNDSGNMVATVISSNALTPEVALTLAAISEFIGAYFLGTAVAETIVKGIVDPRLLQTGPSGVIVIISALIGAILWNLSTWYFGIPSSSSHALIGGLIGAFLFGWGPKVINWIKVWHIVLIMILSPFAGLIITYIFTRFTLVFSQWSSPKANRVFQKLQIVSCITQALAHGTNDAQKTMGVITFALVILGLHNISGSQLMLVPHWVVISCALTISLGMGVGGWRIIKTLGNKLYKIRPIHGFASQTASTLIIYFTALFGYPISTTQVVSSSIMGAGSAFRPKMVRWQVAQDMMVAWLITIPASGIMAGLIFYILNKTLI, encoded by the coding sequence ATGAAATTCGTGATAATTCGTGTTTCTGAGCGAAGCGAAGATATGGATACAGTAATTTTAATTGCCGGGTTTGTTGTTGCACTTGCCTTGTTTTTTGATTTCACTAATGGTTTTAATGACTCGGGAAATATGGTTGCTACTGTTATTTCTTCTAATGCGCTTACACCTGAGGTAGCTCTGACATTAGCTGCGATTTCGGAATTTATTGGCGCCTACTTTTTAGGGACTGCTGTTGCAGAAACAATTGTTAAAGGCATAGTCGATCCGCGACTTCTGCAGACAGGTCCTTCCGGTGTAATAGTTATTATTTCCGCTTTAATCGGTGCGATTTTATGGAATCTTAGTACTTGGTATTTTGGTATTCCATCATCTTCCTCTCATGCTTTAATCGGAGGTCTTATCGGGGCTTTTCTTTTTGGTTGGGGTCCTAAAGTAATTAACTGGATTAAGGTATGGCATATAGTTTTGATTATGATTTTGTCACCTTTTGCAGGACTAATTATAACATATATTTTCACAAGGTTTACTTTGGTTTTCTCGCAATGGTCATCTCCAAAAGCAAATAGGGTTTTCCAAAAACTGCAAATTGTTTCGTGCATTACCCAGGCGCTTGCACACGGTACAAATGACGCTCAGAAAACAATGGGTGTTATTACATTTGCACTTGTTATTTTAGGATTACATAACATTTCAGGAAGTCAACTGATGTTAGTACCCCACTGGGTTGTTATTTCCTGTGCCTTGACAATTTCTCTAGGAATGGGGGTCGGTGGTTGGCGAATCATTAAAACATTAGGCAATAAACTTTACAAAATAAGACCGATACACGGATTTGCTTCACAAACTGCCTCAACTTTAATAATCTATTTTACTGCACTTTTTGGATACCCGATTTCCACTACTCAAGTTGTTTCATCATCCATAATGGGTGCCGGCAGTGCTTTCCGGCCTAAAATGGTTAGATGGCAGGTTGCTCAGGATATGATGGTTGCGTGGTTGATTACCATTCCTGCAAGTGGAATTATGGCAGGTTTAATTTTTTATATTTTGAATAAAACATTAATTTAA
- a CDS encoding PilZ domain-containing protein — protein sequence MGDDSKRNFRKNVRNEAEFFIDIYADDHTTFIGPGKIIDISLEGMSMESEADIPMNNEIVINFLLDKEYFSVPAEIVRADKRVTVNSYGVKFTDLSRYLKDKLQQYMLQQYVQQLVAPGAKKSEERRKKMRNKFNIPVGFYAASDNVFKGTGEGLDLSSKGVAIKTDIFIFVQTKVTVHFILKKDSFVFPGEVVGMNTEKEERIYRIKFEDAPLDKVEYIQEHISEISSIAVMY from the coding sequence ATGGGCGATGACAGTAAAAGAAATTTTAGAAAAAATGTAAGAAATGAAGCAGAATTTTTTATTGATATTTACGCTGACGACCATACTACTTTCATTGGTCCCGGAAAAATAATTGATATTTCACTTGAAGGTATGTCTATGGAATCGGAAGCAGATATTCCGATGAATAATGAAATAGTTATTAATTTTTTGTTAGATAAAGAATATTTTTCTGTTCCTGCCGAAATTGTCAGAGCAGACAAAAGGGTAACGGTCAATTCATATGGTGTAAAATTCACTGACTTATCTCGATATTTGAAAGACAAACTTCAGCAATATATGCTTCAACAGTATGTTCAGCAACTGGTTGCTCCTGGAGCAAAGAAATCAGAAGAGAGAAGAAAAAAAATGCGTAATAAATTTAATATACCCGTTGGATTTTACGCAGCATCTGATAACGTTTTTAAGGGTACCGGAGAAGGACTTGACCTTAGTTCTAAAGGAGTAGCAATAAAAACTGATATATTTATTTTCGTTCAAACCAAGGTAACGGTCCATTTTATCTTGAAAAAGGATTCTTTTGTTTTTCCCGGTGAAGTGGTTGGAATGAATACAGAAAAAGAAGAACGAATTTATCGAATAAAGTTTGAAGATGCACCATTAGATAAAGTTGAATATATCCAGGAACATATATCGGAAATATCCAGCATAGCGGTCATGTATTAG
- a CDS encoding DUF47 family protein has product MWPFPKKRDFFKMLSEQMSKIEEGIKTLQDFVYDPTPEKGRRVSDMEEEADEIRRVLVDELNQSFVTPIDREDIFALSRSVDDILDYAKSTVEEMTLFEVGTDEFLKKMVDALYDATRDISYALKEMKEHPKVCAEHIVRARKAENFIEHKYREGLAKLFKQSDVVKILKMREIYRHLSNAADRAAESADIIGDILVKTT; this is encoded by the coding sequence ATGTGGCCATTTCCCAAGAAAAGAGATTTTTTTAAAATGCTTTCAGAGCAGATGTCAAAGATTGAAGAAGGCATAAAAACATTGCAGGATTTTGTTTATGATCCTACGCCGGAAAAGGGTAGAAGGGTAAGTGATATGGAGGAAGAAGCTGATGAAATAAGAAGAGTACTTGTTGATGAATTAAACCAATCATTTGTTACACCAATTGACAGGGAAGATATATTTGCGCTTTCCAGGTCTGTTGATGATATCCTGGATTATGCCAAATCAACTGTTGAAGAGATGACACTTTTTGAAGTTGGTACTGATGAATTTCTTAAAAAAATGGTAGATGCGCTTTATGATGCGACTAGAGATATTTCTTACGCACTAAAAGAAATGAAAGAGCATCCCAAGGTTTGTGCTGAACATATTGTAAGAGCGAGAAAAGCTGAAAATTTTATTGAACATAAATATAGAGAAGGACTTGCTAAACTTTTCAAGCAATCGGATGTAGTAAAAATTCTTAAAATGAGAGAAATTTACAGACATCTTTCCAATGCAGCCGACAGAGCAGCCGAATCAGCAGATATTATAGGTGACATTTTAGTAAAAACAACATAA
- a CDS encoding nucleotidyltransferase substrate binding protein, whose protein sequence is MALDLSSLRRAVNSLERAAKVASAIIKGPVNTDQEEVIRAGVIQNFEFTFELCWKFIKRWLELNVAGANVDGITRKELFRMAAESQLIDNVESWIVYNISRNETAHTYNETKAEDVYESAVKFVKDSKALLKVLETKND, encoded by the coding sequence ATGGCATTAGATTTGAGCAGTTTACGAAGGGCAGTCAATTCATTAGAACGTGCTGCTAAAGTTGCTTCTGCTATTATTAAAGGACCAGTTAATACAGATCAGGAAGAAGTTATCCGTGCTGGAGTAATACAGAATTTTGAGTTTACATTTGAACTATGCTGGAAATTTATAAAACGCTGGCTTGAATTAAATGTTGCTGGTGCAAATGTAGATGGAATTACGCGAAAAGAACTATTTAGGATGGCAGCTGAAAGTCAGCTTATTGATAATGTTGAATCATGGATTGTTTATAATATATCCCGTAATGAAACGGCACACACATATAATGAAACAAAGGCGGAAGATGTATATGAATCTGCGGTCAAATTTGTTAAAGATTCAAAGGCACTATTGAAAGTATTAGAAACAAAAAATGATTAG
- a CDS encoding pyrimidine-nucleoside phosphorylase has product MRMYDLIYKKRNGLKLSKEEISFIVQGFSKGEIPDYQMTAFLMVVYFRGMVSEEITDLTIAMVDSGERMDLSAIHGFKVDKHSTGGVGDTTTLVLAPLVAACGGKVAKMTGRGLGHTGGTIDKLESISGFDTELTKKIFIENVNEIGVALTGQTEQLSPADKKIYALRDVTATVDSIPLIAASIMSKKLAAGSDGIVLDVKVGSGAFMKNYEDALKLAQTMINIGEGAGKKVVSLITSMEEPLGFAIGNSIEVKEAIDTLKGAGPKDLTDLCIELGSNMLLISGIVKTIADGKKRLREAIANKSGIKKLKELIESQDGNSAIVDVPSLLLQCKELVEVKSEKSGYIEKINALEVGVASQILGAGRKTKDDKIDLSAGIYLKKKVSDKVKKGEPLAVFHTDGDERKINEAKEKFLNAYKIGNKKTKSPKLFYARVTKNKVETIKRLKD; this is encoded by the coding sequence ATGAGAATGTATGATTTGATTTATAAAAAAAGAAATGGTCTAAAACTTTCAAAAGAAGAGATTTCTTTTATAGTTCAGGGTTTTAGTAAAGGCGAAATCCCTGATTATCAAATGACGGCATTTCTAATGGTAGTTTATTTCCGTGGCATGGTTTCTGAAGAAATTACTGATTTGACGATAGCGATGGTAGATTCAGGCGAAAGGATGGATTTATCGGCTATACATGGTTTCAAAGTGGACAAACATTCAACCGGCGGTGTCGGTGACACAACCACGCTTGTTCTTGCCCCGCTTGTTGCCGCGTGTGGTGGCAAAGTTGCCAAAATGACAGGTCGCGGATTGGGGCATACCGGCGGAACAATTGACAAGCTTGAGTCAATTTCCGGTTTTGATACTGAACTGACAAAAAAAATATTTATAGAAAATGTTAACGAAATAGGGGTTGCACTGACCGGTCAGACCGAACAGCTTTCACCTGCGGATAAAAAGATTTATGCTTTAAGAGATGTTACGGCAACTGTAGATTCAATTCCGCTTATTGCGGCAAGTATTATGTCGAAAAAACTCGCCGCCGGTTCTGACGGGATTGTTCTTGATGTAAAAGTGGGTAGCGGTGCATTTATGAAAAACTATGAAGATGCTCTTAAACTTGCACAGACAATGATTAATATAGGTGAAGGTGCCGGTAAAAAAGTGGTTTCTCTTATTACAAGCATGGAAGAGCCGCTGGGTTTTGCAATTGGTAATTCGATTGAAGTAAAGGAAGCAATTGATACATTAAAAGGTGCAGGTCCTAAGGATTTAACCGATTTATGTATTGAACTGGGAAGCAATATGCTTTTAATTTCAGGGATTGTAAAAACTATTGCTGATGGAAAGAAGAGGTTAAGAGAGGCAATTGCAAATAAAAGCGGCATAAAAAAACTTAAAGAACTAATTGAATCACAAGATGGCAATTCTGCTATAGTCGACGTTCCTTCACTTCTTCTTCAGTGTAAAGAATTAGTCGAAGTCAAATCAGAAAAATCGGGGTATATAGAGAAAATAAACGCTCTTGAAGTAGGTGTAGCATCTCAGATTTTAGGAGCAGGCAGAAAAACTAAAGATGATAAAATTGATTTATCTGCCGGTATTTATCTTAAGAAAAAAGTTTCAGATAAAGTAAAAAAAGGTGAACCTCTTGCTGTTTTTCATACAGATGGCGATGAAAGGAAAATTAACGAAGCAAAAGAAAAGTTCTTAAATGCATATAAAATCGGGAACAAAAAAACGAAGTCGCCTAAATTATTTTACGCAAGAGTAACAAAAAATAAAGTAGAGACAATTAAAAGATTGAAAGATTAA
- a CDS encoding tetratricopeptide repeat protein, translating into MNIKKIEKLKKEGRYKEALVEYLEYTTQNPDDIAGWKEAGLCLLKLENYEKAIKYYDTASEIDPSDIEILFNKGVCYEMLRAYRNAIECYEKVIKIDPKNSNSWNNKAVCLAMLQEHEEAVKCYEKVLGYEPKNYLAWFNKGCSLYRLQQYSEAISCYDKAIEIEPKDKRIWYNKGLTLNALGKYAKAIESFDKVLQLFPQDYQAFFRKGKSLMDLKHYEHAISCFDEALRIVPDNSNVLFNKGKAYAALKKYDEAVSCYDKALLVTPDNYKILYEKGVVLVQLKKYQEAIKYFDGALQNSFNQDVSSWLEKIHCLVIMGKYEEALKNCDNALKIKIDESKIYYEKAKILEVLKEYEKAVLCYDIYLKSNPSDIDTKLKKAFCLQSIKHYEEAVEIYNSVVELNSAPVNPDDIAKMAFYVKWISQKAICFNNTGQYDEALKSINTVIDILLQTDIINDPQIWTIKGNALWGIGKHQESLKCFNLALSLDNNNIEAQYQKACCLIAIDEIDAAIKCLDLIISIDKDSVDAIKKKEYCLQLITQKNNSNKEV; encoded by the coding sequence ATGAATATTAAAAAAATTGAAAAGTTAAAAAAAGAAGGCCGGTATAAAGAAGCATTGGTTGAATATTTGGAATATACAACGCAAAATCCTGATGATATTGCAGGTTGGAAAGAAGCAGGGTTGTGTTTGCTGAAATTAGAGAACTATGAAAAAGCGATTAAATATTATGACACGGCATCTGAAATAGATCCGTCTGATATTGAAATACTGTTCAATAAAGGTGTTTGTTACGAAATGTTGCGGGCTTATAGAAATGCCATTGAATGTTATGAAAAAGTAATAAAGATTGATCCTAAGAACAGTAATTCATGGAATAACAAGGCAGTATGTTTGGCGATGTTACAAGAACATGAAGAAGCTGTGAAATGTTATGAAAAAGTCCTGGGATATGAGCCTAAAAATTATCTTGCTTGGTTCAATAAAGGTTGTTCTTTATACCGGCTTCAGCAATATTCTGAAGCAATTTCCTGTTATGATAAAGCGATAGAAATAGAACCCAAAGATAAAAGAATCTGGTATAACAAAGGTTTGACTTTAAATGCTTTGGGAAAATATGCAAAAGCGATTGAATCTTTCGATAAGGTCTTGCAATTGTTTCCGCAAGATTATCAGGCTTTTTTCAGGAAAGGCAAGTCATTAATGGATTTAAAACATTATGAACATGCAATATCCTGTTTCGATGAAGCGTTGCGTATTGTGCCGGATAATTCCAATGTATTATTTAATAAAGGCAAAGCTTATGCAGCCCTGAAAAAATATGACGAAGCGGTATCCTGTTATGATAAAGCCTTGCTGGTTACTCCGGATAATTACAAGATATTGTATGAAAAAGGAGTTGTTCTTGTTCAGCTTAAAAAATATCAGGAGGCAATAAAATATTTTGACGGCGCTTTACAAAATTCTTTTAATCAGGATGTTTCTAGCTGGCTGGAAAAAATACATTGTCTTGTTATTATGGGTAAATATGAAGAAGCTTTAAAGAATTGCGATAATGCTTTAAAAATTAAGATAGACGAATCGAAAATATATTATGAAAAGGCAAAAATATTAGAAGTACTAAAAGAATACGAAAAGGCGGTTTTGTGTTATGACATATATCTTAAAAGTAACCCGTCAGATATTGATACAAAACTTAAAAAAGCATTTTGTTTGCAATCAATTAAACATTATGAGGAAGCAGTTGAAATTTACAATTCTGTTGTAGAATTAAATTCAGCTCCGGTTAATCCGGATGATATAGCTAAAATGGCATTCTATGTAAAATGGATATCTCAAAAAGCTATATGTTTTAATAACACAGGACAATATGATGAAGCGCTGAAATCTATTAACACCGTAATTGATATATTATTGCAGACTGATATTATTAATGATCCTCAAATATGGACAATAAAAGGAAATGCCTTGTGGGGAATTGGTAAGCATCAGGAATCTTTAAAATGTTTTAATTTAGCTTTATCGCTGGACAATAATAATATTGAAGCACAGTATCAAAAGGCATGTTGTTTAATAGCTATAGATGAAATAGATGCTGCAATAAAATGTCTGGATTTGATAATTAGTATTGATAAAGATAGCGTCGATGCGATTAAAAAGAAAGAATACTGTTTACAACTAATTACACAAAAAAACAATAGCAATAAGGAGGTTTGA
- a CDS encoding nucleotidyltransferase domain-containing protein, translating to MISVSPLHLKIIKEILHKYVPNCEVRVFGSRITDTVKNYSDLDIVIVSENKLSKKNLYSLKEAFEESDLPFRVDVLDWNNISPEFREVISKKYEVLQKSNNQKL from the coding sequence ATGATTAGTGTTTCTCCACTCCATTTAAAAATTATAAAAGAGATATTGCATAAATATGTTCCTAATTGTGAAGTTCGTGTATTTGGTTCTCGCATAACAGATACAGTAAAGAATTATTCCGACCTTGATATCGTAATAGTAAGTGAAAATAAATTATCTAAGAAAAATTTATATTCTCTCAAGGAAGCCTTTGAAGAATCTGATTTACCATTCCGTGTGGATGTGCTTGATTGGAATAACATCTCACCTGAATTCAGAGAAGTGATAAGTAAAAAATATGAGGTTTTGCAGAAGAGTAATAACCAGAAATTATGA
- the recJ gene encoding single-stranded-DNA-specific exonuclease RecJ codes for MKQWKIKEFDDLLIEDLSQKTGYSKIFVSLLFQKGIKTPGNLKKYIHPKISDLYNPFLFNNMEKAVNRIRKAILKSEKILIYGDRDVDGVTSVSIVFLFLKELDANVIWYIPLDEGYGLSKKLIEKYHNENVKLIITVDCGITAVEEVEFANSLGIDVIITDHHEAAAKPPEAIAIIDPKCPEEKYPFKELAGCGVAFKFCQALSFSYSKYYNKDIVVFDVETTGLSSLTDEIVEIGAVKIRNFIQTGNFSTLVKPKSQIPENVTAIHGISNEDCENAPAIYEVLGKFMDFTGDSILVAHNSDFDMSFLYSASEKTGKKICNQVMDTLAMARMLFPAKSYKLGMLANDLNIEVEKCHRASNDAVITSKIFEQLVMMQEEKQNKFIDKYLYFVALGTIADIVPLVSENRIFVKYGLPLLYNSDRPGIKAMLDALLIDKNAFTANKLSWSVIPILNSAGRYGKADLSIELLTTNDKNRAEKLFDEILILNGDRKALQKINIKSFIDATIQQNDMDNDKILVTVVEGLKRGVTGIAANQILREFNRPVILFILEGDEAVGSARSINDFNIVSIIEKCKDIVVKYGGHKAAAGLTVMKSNLDNFVKRIKFIAKDLITEKMLVSQLSIDTVISASDVSLELVKEIGLLEPCGCGNEYAIFALNDVVLSDFTPVGVDGAHLRVCLKNGKVVINGIGWQLGRRAVDLRKGQKIDLAFNLELNVWQSKESAQLKILDIKSSDSLF; via the coding sequence ATGAAACAGTGGAAAATTAAGGAATTTGATGATTTATTGATAGAAGACCTTTCACAAAAAACAGGTTACTCTAAAATATTTGTTTCTTTACTTTTTCAAAAAGGAATAAAAACCCCGGGTAATTTAAAAAAGTATATCCATCCAAAAATTTCTGATTTATATAATCCATTTTTATTTAACAATATGGAAAAAGCAGTTAACAGAATCAGAAAAGCGATATTAAAGTCCGAGAAGATTCTTATTTATGGCGATAGGGATGTAGATGGAGTTACTTCGGTAAGTATTGTTTTTTTATTTTTGAAAGAATTAGATGCAAATGTGATATGGTATATCCCGCTGGACGAAGGGTATGGACTTAGCAAAAAGTTGATTGAAAAATATCATAACGAAAATGTAAAATTGATAATAACAGTTGACTGCGGGATAACGGCTGTTGAAGAAGTTGAATTTGCAAATTCACTGGGTATAGATGTTATAATTACCGACCATCATGAAGCAGCTGCCAAACCACCAGAAGCAATTGCCATAATTGATCCAAAATGTCCGGAAGAAAAGTATCCTTTTAAGGAACTTGCCGGTTGCGGGGTCGCGTTCAAATTTTGCCAGGCACTCTCTTTTTCTTACTCAAAATATTACAATAAAGACATAGTTGTTTTTGATGTTGAAACAACAGGACTTTCATCTTTAACAGATGAAATAGTTGAAATCGGTGCCGTAAAAATAAGAAATTTTATTCAGACAGGAAATTTTTCAACACTTGTGAAACCCAAATCACAAATTCCTGAAAATGTAACTGCTATTCATGGCATATCTAATGAAGATTGTGAAAATGCACCGGCTATTTATGAAGTCTTAGGGAAATTTATGGATTTCACAGGTGATTCAATTCTCGTAGCTCACAATTCCGATTTTGACATGTCATTTTTATATTCTGCATCAGAAAAAACAGGAAAGAAAATATGCAATCAGGTTATGGATACACTTGCTATGGCTCGAATGCTTTTCCCGGCTAAATCGTACAAACTCGGGATGTTGGCAAATGATTTAAATATTGAAGTTGAAAAATGCCATAGAGCATCCAACGATGCTGTCATTACTTCAAAAATATTTGAACAGCTTGTTATGATGCAGGAAGAAAAGCAAAATAAGTTTATAGATAAATATCTTTACTTCGTTGCATTAGGTACTATTGCAGATATAGTTCCGCTTGTTTCCGAGAACAGAATTTTTGTAAAATACGGTCTCCCGTTACTTTATAATTCTGATAGACCTGGTATAAAAGCAATGCTGGATGCTTTACTGATTGATAAAAACGCATTTACTGCCAATAAGTTATCATGGTCGGTCATCCCGATTCTCAATTCTGCCGGTCGCTACGGTAAAGCCGATTTATCTATAGAATTACTAACAACAAATGATAAAAACAGAGCTGAAAAATTATTTGACGAAATACTTATTCTTAACGGAGACCGTAAAGCTCTTCAGAAAATCAATATAAAAAGTTTTATTGATGCAACCATTCAACAGAATGATATGGACAACGATAAAATCTTAGTGACAGTTGTTGAGGGATTAAAGCGCGGGGTTACCGGAATTGCCGCTAATCAAATATTGAGAGAGTTTAACAGGCCTGTTATTCTTTTCATTCTTGAAGGAGATGAAGCTGTGGGGTCAGCGCGAAGTATTAACGATTTTAATATCGTATCCATAATAGAGAAATGTAAGGATATAGTTGTAAAATATGGCGGTCATAAAGCGGCAGCCGGATTAACAGTTATGAAGAGTAATTTGGATAATTTTGTTAAACGGATAAAATTTATTGCTAAGGATTTAATTACAGAAAAAATGCTTGTATCACAGCTTTCGATAGATACTGTTATTTCCGCTTCTGATGTTTCACTTGAATTAGTAAAAGAAATAGGACTTTTAGAACCTTGCGGATGTGGGAACGAATATGCTATTTTTGCGCTTAATGATGTTGTGTTAAGTGATTTTACGCCTGTTGGTGTTGATGGTGCACATCTGCGGGTATGTCTTAAAAATGGAAAAGTAGTTATAAATGGTATAGGTTGGCAGTTAGGCCGCCGGGCTGTTGATTTAAGAAAAGGGCAAAAAATTGACCTTGCATTTAATCTTGAGCTAAATGTATGGCAATCGAAAGAATCTGCACAACTTAAAATTTTAGATATAAAATCATCAGACAGCCTTTTTTAA
- the mtnP gene encoding S-methyl-5'-thioadenosine phosphorylase: MDNVKIGIIGGSGVYEIEGIKLLKELKVKTPFGEPSDVLRIGELDGIKVAFLPRHAVGHRIMPSELNSRANIYAFKKIGVEKIVSISACGSLKDEIRPRDFVIPDQVYDRTKMRPSTFFGDGIVAHIGFAEPYCPELRKILIETSKSLNIPTHDSGTYVCIEGPQFSTKAESKVYRSLGFSIIGMTTLPEAKLAREAEICFATIGLATDYDVWKEGEEVSVEKVIENLNILTSNAKKLVKNVIVKLNYERRCLCQDALKYAVMTSPKMINVKTKKKLELLIGKYIK, translated from the coding sequence ATGGACAATGTAAAGATTGGTATTATTGGCGGTAGCGGGGTTTATGAGATTGAAGGGATAAAACTGTTGAAAGAGTTAAAAGTAAAGACGCCGTTTGGAGAGCCGTCGGACGTGCTAAGGATAGGGGAACTGGATGGTATAAAAGTTGCATTTCTTCCCCGTCATGCAGTTGGTCATAGAATTATGCCGTCAGAACTTAACTCAAGGGCGAATATTTATGCTTTTAAAAAAATTGGTGTAGAAAAAATAGTTTCAATATCTGCTTGCGGTTCGCTGAAAGACGAGATTAGACCAAGAGACTTTGTAATTCCTGACCAGGTTTATGATAGAACCAAAATGAGACCTTCGACATTTTTTGGTGACGGGATTGTTGCTCACATAGGTTTTGCCGAGCCCTATTGCCCCGAATTAAGAAAGATTTTAATTGAAACATCAAAGTCTTTAAACATTCCGACCCATGATAGTGGGACATATGTTTGTATAGAGGGACCTCAATTTTCCACAAAAGCAGAATCAAAGGTTTACCGTTCACTTGGTTTTTCAATTATAGGTATGACCACCCTGCCTGAAGCAAAACTTGCGCGTGAAGCGGAAATATGTTTTGCTACTATCGGGCTTGCTACCGATTATGATGTTTGGAAAGAAGGCGAAGAAGTTTCTGTAGAAAAAGTTATTGAGAATTTAAACATTTTAACATCAAATGCAAAAAAACTTGTGAAAAATGTTATTGTCAAATTAAATTACGAAAGAAGATGTCTTTGCCAGGATGCATTGAAGTATGCAGTTATGACATCCCCTAAAATGATAAATGTTAAAACTAAGAAAAAGTTAGAACTTTTAATTGGAAAATATATAAAGTAA
- a CDS encoding purine-nucleoside phosphorylase produces the protein MGLLENLEESKKFIENKTDINPEIGLILGSGLSSVADTVLNSMKIPFSEIPHFAKSTVEGHKGEVVLGKLSGKKIIIMAGRLHFYEGHTLKDVTYPVRLMKYMGVQKLIITSAVGAVNKKFRPGDIMLITDHINFMGGNPLVGQEGVLQGSRFPDMSEIYRNELMKKSEISAKKLGIKIQKGVYLAVTGPSYETPAEISMTRVLGADVVGMSTVPEAIVANHCGIKVLGISYISNMAAGISKQPLNHMEVIEVGKRTEKKLCNYLKEIVKTI, from the coding sequence ATGGGTCTTCTTGAAAATCTTGAAGAATCAAAAAAGTTTATTGAAAATAAAACGGATATAAATCCGGAAATCGGACTGATTTTAGGTTCCGGGTTGTCGTCTGTTGCAGATACTGTTCTAAATAGTATGAAAATCCCATTTTCCGAAATCCCGCACTTTGCCAAATCAACTGTTGAAGGACATAAAGGCGAAGTTGTTCTAGGAAAACTTTCCGGTAAAAAAATAATAATTATGGCAGGTCGCCTGCATTTTTATGAGGGGCACACGCTTAAAGATGTAACATACCCGGTTCGGTTAATGAAATATATGGGTGTGCAAAAACTAATAATTACATCTGCTGTAGGAGCGGTTAATAAAAAATTCAGACCCGGTGATATAATGCTGATAACGGACCATATAAATTTTATGGGTGGCAATCCGCTTGTTGGTCAGGAAGGAGTGTTACAAGGAAGTCGTTTTCCTGATATGTCAGAAATCTATAGAAATGAGCTGATGAAAAAATCAGAAATATCAGCAAAAAAATTGGGAATTAAAATCCAAAAAGGTGTTTACCTTGCGGTTACAGGACCTTCGTATGAAACACCTGCAGAGATAAGTATGACGCGAGTTTTGGGAGCTGATGTTGTCGGTATGTCTACAGTTCCTGAAGCGATTGTTGCTAATCATTGTGGTATAAAGGTTCTCGGTATTTCATACATTTCAAATATGGCAGCCGGTATTTCAAAACAACCGTTAAACCACATGGAAGTAATTGAAGTCGGAAAGCGAACAGAAAAAAAACTGTGCAATTACTTAAAAGAAATAGTAAAAACAATTTAA